Below is a genomic region from Bacteroidota bacterium.
TAAGAGAGGTAGGTGTGTATGCCGTCAATCCACGTGTCTCGGTATGCTTTAATTACCTCCGGCTCGCCGCTTACGTCTTCGTCCTTCTCGCCCACAGTGCGGTTGTTGAGCTTCATCTGCCAGTTGCTTTTGTAGGCAATGCCGTAAGGCGGGTCAATGTAAATCATCTGCACTTTGCCAGCCATACCTTCGCGCTCAAGTAGCGAGGTCATGGTGAGGAGCGAGTCGCCCAAAATCATACGGTTCTTCCAGTCGTCCTGGTGCTTGTAGTAGCTGCCGGGCTTCTCGGCTTCTTCCACCTTAATCATCCCGTTGAACTCGGTGATGAGCGAAAGCTGGTCGGGGTTGGTCTCGGTGTAGCGGTAGAGATTCTTAATGAGCATCTCCGGCGAGATGTGCTCGTGCCGGTAGAGCGAGCGGATATCCACCTTGAGCAATTCTTCGCGGTTGTCGTTGCCGTACTTATCTTTCCAAAAAAGCTCAGGGTCTTGCCCGCGATGGACAACCGGATTGCTTGCCCTGAGCGAAGTCGAAGGGAGAGAAAACTCAGCAGAAGTTTTCGCCTGCACCTTTGGGTTAGATTGCTCGTAACCCGCTTCTTCTTTAGAAGGGATGTGCGGGCGCTTGTCTTTGTGTTTAAATGATGATATTGACATAATTTTTCAATTCGAAATTAATAATGAAAAAGTAAAAAAAATGTTTGGATAGATTCTATACACAAATCTATAAGCATTTATGGTTTATTTGAAAGCTTAAAATCAATCAATAGTGCTTGTTTTAATGGATTTTGCCATTTGGTGAACCAAAAGCTATAATTTTTATAAACTATTTGAAACTGACTTACCTGTTGATTTACAACGAGTTACAACGCTAGATCGCTATTTCTATATACAATGTATAACATTCTATAACTTATTTGGACCGCCAGTATTTTGTATATCTAAGTTTGCCTGCTTTTGTAATCAACTTTTCTTCCAACATCTGGTACAATTGTGTCTGTATTTTTCGAACCGGTATTTCTTTACCGATTCGCTCATGAATCTCACCCACGGAACTTCTTGGGTATGTCTTTAAGTCGGCAAGTATGAGTTCTCGCAGTCTTGGACTCTCGATTTGTTTCAGCGTGGTCTTTCCTTTATACCCTATTTTCCGAAGAAGCTCAGGGTTAACAAAGTATTGCATGCCCTTTGTTTTTCCTTTCGATAATACAAGTTTGTTGTTGGTCAACTGTCCAAGCCAAGCCCGTACTTCTTCTAACTTTTTCAATGCTAGAATTTTGCTCAGTTCATTGGCAGAGAGAGAACTATGTTGTGCAATTACACCAAGGGTAATAAGTTCTTTTTGTTTGAGTTGATAATCTTTCGATACTTTATCCATCAAGCGTAATGATTCCGCATTAAATATTTTTCCATATACTGTAACGATAACACGGTCATATTTCTCCTCTACTACCGGAAGCTGTTTACCGTCAGATATAAGTATTTGATAAATGCGGTCATATCCGCTGCCTTCACGTTCCATCAGTTTTAAATCATAGAATACTTTAGCAAGGTGTTCGTTACGTCTAACTGATTGATGTAGAATATTTTTTGGTGTGACACCCAGCGGAAGAAGTCCTGGATTATGTACTTCTAATCTGTCGGTATAAAGGTTGATAAAAATATCTCCCTGCATTACATAGACTCGATGCGCAAGAGCATTGGCAACTAATTCACGTATGACTTCACGGTTGTATATAGGGATTGAATTCCGAAATATTCCTGATGGGAATTCAATAGATTCATTCCAATCGTCAAGTTTTTCAACTGCCGATAAAAGCTCTACAGGATTGAGAGAATAATCATCAAAAGAAATCTTCTTTACCTTGTTATCCAAATTATCATAACGAATGAAATGAATTGTAGGTGAATACAATAAGGCAGCCCTGTCTTCCCTTTGCCCTATCCAAAGAATTCCAAGATTTGTTAAGTATTCATCTTTCACAAAAAAATAATGTTCAAGCAACTCATCATCAAATTTATTCCTTATAAAATCGGAGACTCTATCTGAGAATCTAATTGCATCCACAAAATCCTGAAGTTTCCTCTCATCGACTTTTGTTTTGGGTATTCGCTTTGTTGTTTGTAATTCCCAAACGAAAGCATTCTTTTCTGCTGCTAAACGGCTTAATTGGTCGGGCATCACCGGATGACATTCATCTGAGATTCGGATATAGTATCTACCATCTGACGTACCTGCAATTGTTTGTCGACTTGGATAAACTTCAATCTCTATATATTCAGCACTATTTGATGCTTTCTTTATTGTAGCCGGAGCTATGCCAAGATTAACCGAATGTTGGCGGATGTATTTGGTTATTTTCTCTGGTAATGAAACATCAATCGTTTGATTCTTCGGTGGAATATCAGTATCATCCTCAATTCCGATGAGAATGGAACCACCTCTGCCATTTGCAAAACAGACAGCAATCCTGACAAGCTCGTGCAAGTCGGGAGATTTGCCTGTAAGCAGTTTCAAAGATTTTTTCTCTATGTCTTGAGTTTCATTCATCAAATTTCAGCCAGCTTTGCCTTAATCTGGTTTTTTATATCTCTGATATCACCTGCAATCTCAATAAAATGCCACTCATAGCATTCGTACTTTTCTTTAACTGCATTGATTGCCGGAAGCCAGCGATTTTCGACATACCACTTCTTCTCTTCTTTGTCATTCGAGAAACCAGATATTTCGACAATCAAATTAACAATCTTACCGCTTTTCGTTTTACACCGAGCGATGAAATCCGGCTCGTACATCGGATTATCTTTTCCATCTTTGTTGTACGGAATCTGGAAATCGAGAAAAGCATTCTTTACGTATGACAGAACTTCAGGTATTTCATCCATAGTCTTCGCTGCAATCTGTTCCCAGCTCTCCGTATCACCAACTACTACGTTCACATGGCTCTTTTTGGTCGGATATGTTTTTCTTGTTGTCTGCCCGCGAACATATTTCGTTGATCCGAATTTGTTGTAGTGGTTAAACACAGGTAATACAACATCCGTCTTCCTTTGTTCAGCGTAGATACCGAGCATAATATGATCGCATACAGCTTTTGGATCGTAATATAAAATCATATTTTTAAATGCATCACCGATAAGCTTAAGTTTTGTATCGAACCATTCCTCTACAACTTTTTTTAGTTGATTGAATTGATAGAAATAGGGGTTACCATCGTCATCTTTGTAAAAATGGTTTATGATATACTTAGTAAGAGTATAAACAACTTCTTGCTTGCGTTTTAATTTTGTTTGGTCTAATGTAAGCGTTTCTTTCTCGGGTGAAAACGCATTTGCCATGACTGTATATTCAGGATATTTCGAGCCATCAATCTCGAAATCTTTTATCTTACTGAAATCCGATTTAATAATATCATTCGAAATTTCGATTCGGTATCCAGTAAGATTCGGAAAGGTAATTTCGTATTTAGCATCACGCTCCGGCATTGCATAAACCTGTTCGAC
It encodes:
- a CDS encoding ATP-binding protein; protein product: MNETQDIEKKSLKLLTGKSPDLHELVRIAVCFANGRGGSILIGIEDDTDIPPKNQTIDVSLPEKITKYIRQHSVNLGIAPATIKKASNSAEYIEIEVYPSRQTIAGTSDGRYYIRISDECHPVMPDQLSRLAAEKNAFVWELQTTKRIPKTKVDERKLQDFVDAIRFSDRVSDFIRNKFDDELLEHYFFVKDEYLTNLGILWIGQREDRAALLYSPTIHFIRYDNLDNKVKKISFDDYSLNPVELLSAVEKLDDWNESIEFPSGIFRNSIPIYNREVIRELVANALAHRVYVMQGDIFINLYTDRLEVHNPGLLPLGVTPKNILHQSVRRNEHLAKVFYDLKLMEREGSGYDRIYQILISDGKQLPVVEEKYDRVIVTVYGKIFNAESLRLMDKVSKDYQLKQKELITLGVIAQHSSLSANELSKILALKKLEEVRAWLGQLTNNKLVLSKGKTKGMQYFVNPELLRKIGYKGKTTLKQIESPRLRELILADLKTYPRSSVGEIHERIGKEIPVRKIQTQLYQMLEEKLITKAGKLRYTKYWRSK